A single Atopobiaceae bacterium DNA region contains:
- the rimO gene encoding 30S ribosomal protein S12 methylthiotransferase RimO, with translation MPSVLFVTLGCAKNEVDTDRMRALLLRGGFREVEEVEDASLVIINTCSFLASATEESIECTLELAEGVREGVRSCPIVMCGCVPSRYGSDLPNELPEVSAFVRTDEEDDIVSVCRRVLGLPEQEAKPLASVDDLAGESLRTICGTSAYVKISDGCDRFCAFCAIPYIRGRYHSRPYAEIAQEVSSLMEGGTREVVLIGQDTGVWGCDLSEGDSLASLLRRLATLVAPYGGWLRVLYLQPEGMTDELVSVIRDVPEVLPYIDIPIQHCSERILTRMNRSGSSEEYGRLFERLRSEIPGMVLRTTALVGFPGETDDEVDELVGFLEHERVDYCSVFSYSPEEGTVASRMEDQIPDDVKLERTQRLIDTAEQLGFDATARHVGETCEVIIDGVESTDTGDELIGHTWFQAPDSDGAVHIVEGSVSVGDVVTCRLTDSFCYELEGELVGGDHR, from the coding sequence ATGCCGAGCGTCCTGTTCGTCACGCTCGGCTGTGCAAAGAACGAGGTAGATACCGACCGAATGAGGGCGCTCCTCTTGAGGGGCGGCTTCAGGGAGGTCGAGGAGGTCGAGGACGCCTCCCTCGTCATAATCAACACCTGCTCATTCCTCGCCAGCGCCACGGAAGAGAGCATCGAGTGCACCCTCGAGCTCGCCGAGGGCGTCAGGGAAGGGGTGCGTTCGTGCCCCATCGTCATGTGCGGGTGCGTTCCCTCCCGGTATGGGTCTGACCTGCCGAACGAGCTCCCGGAGGTCTCAGCCTTCGTCCGCACCGACGAGGAGGACGATATCGTCTCCGTGTGCAGGCGCGTCCTCGGACTGCCCGAGCAGGAGGCAAAGCCTCTTGCCTCCGTTGACGACCTGGCCGGTGAGTCACTCCGAACCATATGCGGCACGAGTGCCTACGTGAAGATCTCCGATGGATGCGACCGGTTCTGCGCCTTCTGCGCAATTCCCTACATTCGCGGGCGGTATCACTCGCGTCCCTATGCCGAGATCGCCCAAGAGGTCTCCTCGCTCATGGAGGGTGGAACGCGCGAGGTCGTGCTCATCGGTCAGGACACCGGTGTGTGGGGGTGTGACCTTTCCGAAGGCGATTCGCTCGCCTCGCTGCTCAGGCGCCTCGCGACGCTCGTCGCGCCCTATGGCGGCTGGCTACGCGTGCTCTACCTGCAGCCCGAGGGAATGACGGACGAGCTGGTCTCGGTCATACGTGACGTTCCCGAGGTGCTGCCCTATATAGACATCCCCATACAGCATTGCTCCGAGAGGATCCTCACTCGCATGAACCGCTCGGGCTCCTCCGAGGAGTACGGACGCCTCTTCGAGCGTCTCAGGAGCGAGATCCCCGGCATGGTCCTGAGAACGACGGCGCTCGTCGGGTTCCCCGGCGAGACGGACGACGAGGTCGACGAGCTCGTCGGGTTCCTCGAGCACGAGCGGGTCGACTACTGCTCGGTGTTCTCGTACTCCCCCGAGGAGGGTACGGTCGCCAGCAGGATGGAGGACCAGATTCCAGACGATGTGAAGCTCGAGCGTACCCAGCGCCTCATCGACACGGCCGAGCAGCTCGGGTTCGATGCTACGGCGAGGCATGTCGGTGAGACCTGCGAGGTCATCATCGACGGTGTCGAGTCGACCGATACGGGCGATGAGCTCATAGGACACACCTGGTTCCAGGCTCCCGACTCCGACGGGGCGGTCCATATCGTCGAGGGGAGCGTCTCGGTCGGTGACGTCGTCACCTGCAGGCTCACGGACTCCTTCTGCTACGAGCTCGAGGGCGAGCTCGTTGGTGGGGACCATCGATGA